The proteins below are encoded in one region of Sphingobium yanoikuyae:
- the nuoI gene encoding NADH-quinone oxidoreductase subunit NuoI — translation MSLGYYVKSFTLWEFVKAHWLTLKYFFKPKATINYPYEKNPISPRFRGEHALRRYPNGEERCIACKLCEAICPAQAITIEAQPRDDGSRRTTRYDIDMTKCIYCGFCQEACPVDAIVEGPNFEFATETREELIYDKAKLLENGDKWERAIAANLAADAPYR, via the coding sequence ATGAGCCTCGGTTACTACGTCAAAAGCTTCACCCTCTGGGAGTTCGTGAAGGCGCACTGGCTGACCTTGAAGTATTTCTTCAAGCCCAAGGCGACGATCAACTACCCCTATGAGAAGAACCCGATTTCGCCGCGCTTCCGTGGTGAACATGCGCTGCGCCGCTATCCCAACGGGGAAGAGCGCTGCATCGCGTGCAAGCTGTGCGAGGCCATCTGTCCGGCGCAGGCGATCACCATCGAGGCGCAGCCGCGCGACGATGGCAGCCGCCGCACCACGCGCTACGACATCGACATGACCAAGTGCATCTATTGCGGCTTCTGCCAGGAAGCCTGCCCGGTCGATGCGATTGTCGAGGGCCCGAACTTCGAGTTCGCGACCGAAACCCGCGAGGAGCTGATCTACGACAAGGCCAAGCTCCTGGAAAACGGTGACAAGTGGGAGCGTGCCATCGCTGCCAATCTTGCTGCCGATGCCCCCTATCGTTAA
- the nuoK gene encoding NADH-quinone oxidoreductase subunit NuoK, with product MIGLQHYMVVSAILFVMGVLGIFINRKNVIIILMAIELILLSVNINLVAFSAFLGDLVGQVFSMFVLTVAAGEAAIGLAILVIYFRGRGTIAVDDVNRMKG from the coding sequence GTGATCGGCCTTCAACATTATATGGTGGTCAGCGCCATTCTCTTCGTGATGGGGGTGCTCGGCATCTTCATCAATCGCAAGAATGTCATCATCATCCTGATGGCGATCGAGCTGATCCTCCTCAGCGTGAACATCAACCTCGTCGCCTTCAGCGCCTTCCTGGGCGATCTGGTGGGCCAGGTCTTCTCGATGTTCGTGCTGACCGTCGCGGCGGGTGAAGCGGCCATCGGCCTCGCCATCCTCGTCATTTACTTCCGTGGTCGCGGCACCATCGCCGTCGACGATGTCAACCGGATGAAGGGCTGA
- the nuoH gene encoding NADH-quinone oxidoreductase subunit NuoH has product MTAFFQGLGLPFEGAWLLSTIIGILVIALPLMLAVAMIIYADRKIWAAMALRRGPNVVGPLGLLQSFADGLKVFLQETIVPSASNKALFLIAPIITFTVALMAWAVIPFGVGVMVSNVNVGLLYILAISSLGVYGVVLAGWASNSKYPFYSAIRASAQMISYEVSIGFILITVVLWAGSFNMSAIVESQKGYYGFLNGNGFNPLLFPMAIMFLISAMAETARAPFDLTEAESELVAGYQTEYSSMAFALFWLGEYANVILMCGLNAILFWGGYLPPFDWAPLYLVPGIIWFLLKIAFFFFVFSWVKATVPRYRYDQLMRLGWKIFLPTSLFFVFLVSGFLMLTRYGGAQ; this is encoded by the coding sequence GTGACCGCTTTCTTCCAAGGCCTTGGCCTGCCTTTCGAGGGCGCCTGGCTGCTTTCGACCATTATCGGCATTCTGGTCATCGCACTGCCGCTGATGCTGGCCGTCGCCATGATCATCTATGCCGACCGCAAGATCTGGGCGGCCATGGCGCTGCGCCGTGGTCCCAACGTCGTCGGCCCGCTGGGCCTGCTTCAGTCCTTCGCGGACGGCCTGAAGGTCTTCCTGCAGGAAACCATCGTTCCCTCGGCGTCGAACAAGGCCCTGTTCCTGATCGCGCCGATCATCACCTTCACCGTGGCGCTGATGGCCTGGGCCGTCATCCCCTTCGGCGTCGGCGTGATGGTGTCGAACGTCAATGTCGGCCTGCTCTACATCCTCGCCATCTCGTCGCTCGGCGTCTACGGCGTGGTGCTGGCGGGCTGGGCGTCCAACTCCAAATATCCCTTCTACTCCGCGATCCGCGCCAGCGCGCAGATGATCTCCTATGAAGTCTCGATCGGCTTCATCCTGATCACCGTCGTGCTGTGGGCCGGCAGCTTCAACATGTCGGCGATCGTGGAAAGCCAGAAGGGCTATTATGGCTTCCTCAACGGCAACGGCTTCAACCCGCTGCTGTTCCCGATGGCGATCATGTTCCTGATTTCGGCCATGGCGGAAACGGCACGCGCGCCGTTCGACCTGACCGAAGCGGAATCCGAACTGGTCGCGGGTTACCAGACCGAATATTCGTCGATGGCCTTCGCCCTGTTCTGGCTCGGCGAATATGCCAACGTCATCCTGATGTGCGGCCTCAACGCGATCCTGTTCTGGGGTGGCTATCTGCCGCCGTTCGACTGGGCGCCGCTCTATCTGGTGCCGGGTATCATCTGGTTCCTGCTCAAGATCGCCTTCTTCTTCTTCGTCTTCTCCTGGGTGAAGGCGACGGTGCCCCGTTACCGTTATGACCAGCTGATGCGGCTGGGCTGGAAGATCTTCCTGCCGACCTCGCTCTTCTTCGTCTTCCTGGTTTCTGGCTTCCTCATGCTGACGCGCTATGGAGGCGCACAATGA
- a CDS encoding NuoB/complex I 20 kDa subunit family protein: protein MGVELTSPIPGTMPPMGTQPDQDFFNALSSEVSDKGFLVTSTEELFQWARTGSLWWMTFGLACCAVEMIHVNMPRYDMERFGAAPRASPRQSDVMIVAGTLCNKMAPALRKVYDQMSNPKYVISMGSCANGGGYYHYSYSVVRGCDRIVPVDIYVPGCPPTAEALLYGIMQLQRKIRRIGTIER from the coding sequence TTGGGAGTAGAACTGACCAGCCCCATTCCCGGCACCATGCCGCCGATGGGGACGCAGCCCGACCAGGACTTCTTCAACGCGCTCAGCAGTGAAGTCAGCGACAAGGGTTTTCTTGTCACCTCGACCGAGGAACTGTTCCAGTGGGCCCGCACGGGTTCGCTGTGGTGGATGACCTTCGGTCTGGCCTGCTGCGCCGTGGAGATGATCCACGTCAACATGCCGCGCTACGACATGGAGCGTTTCGGCGCCGCGCCGCGCGCATCCCCGCGCCAGTCGGACGTGATGATCGTCGCGGGCACGCTGTGCAACAAGATGGCCCCGGCGCTCCGCAAGGTCTATGACCAGATGTCCAACCCGAAATATGTGATTTCGATGGGCAGCTGCGCCAATGGCGGTGGTTACTACCACTATAGCTATTCGGTCGTCCGTGGCTGTGACCGCATCGTGCCGGTCGACATCTATGTGCCGGGCTGCCCGCCCACTGCCGAAGCTCTGCTCTACGGCATCATGCAGCTGCAGCGGAAGATCCGCCGGATCGGGACGATTGAGCGTTAA
- the nuoF gene encoding NADH-quinone oxidoreductase subunit NuoF: MTDAPAPAPFVGPLSDKDRIFTNVHGFQDWGVDAAMKRGDWDNTKKLMEIGQDAIIDTIKASNLRGRGGAGFPTGMKWSFMPKESKDGRPSFLVINADESEPGSCKDREIIRHDPHKLIEGALIAGFAMRARAAYIYIRGEFIYEAKVLFAAVEQAYEKGFIGKNACGSGYDFDVFVHRGAGAYICGEETAQIESIEGKKGQPRLKPPFPAGAGLYGCPTTVNNVESIAVAPTILRRGAAWFNGFGRENNRGTKLFQISGHVNKPCVVEESMSIPFRELIDRHCGGIRGGWDNLLAVIPGGSSVPLVPAKEIMDAPMDFDGLRALGSGLGTAAVIVMDKSTDIVRAISRLSYFYKHESCGQCTPCREGTGWMWRVMERLRTGDADQSEIDMLFQVTKQVEGHTICALGDAAAWPIQGLIRHFRPEIERRINENKGSAPVMEAAE; this comes from the coding sequence ATGACCGATGCACCCGCACCGGCGCCCTTCGTCGGGCCGCTGTCCGACAAGGACCGCATCTTCACCAACGTCCACGGCTTCCAGGATTGGGGCGTCGACGCCGCGATGAAGCGTGGCGATTGGGACAATACCAAGAAGCTGATGGAAATCGGCCAGGACGCGATCATCGACACCATCAAGGCGTCGAACCTGCGCGGCCGTGGTGGCGCCGGCTTCCCGACCGGCATGAAGTGGAGCTTCATGCCCAAGGAAAGCAAGGACGGCCGTCCCAGCTTCCTCGTCATCAACGCCGACGAATCCGAACCGGGTTCGTGCAAGGACCGCGAAATCATCCGCCACGATCCGCACAAGCTGATCGAAGGCGCGCTGATCGCCGGTTTCGCGATGCGGGCGCGTGCCGCCTACATCTATATCCGCGGCGAGTTCATCTATGAGGCGAAGGTGCTCTTCGCCGCCGTCGAGCAGGCCTATGAGAAGGGCTTCATCGGCAAGAATGCTTGCGGGTCGGGCTATGATTTCGACGTGTTCGTCCATCGTGGCGCCGGCGCCTATATCTGCGGCGAGGAAACCGCCCAGATCGAAAGCATCGAGGGCAAGAAGGGCCAGCCCCGCCTGAAGCCGCCTTTCCCAGCCGGCGCGGGCCTCTATGGCTGCCCGACCACGGTGAACAACGTGGAATCGATCGCGGTTGCGCCGACGATCCTGCGTCGTGGCGCCGCCTGGTTCAACGGCTTCGGTCGTGAGAATAACCGCGGCACCAAGCTGTTCCAGATCAGCGGCCATGTGAACAAGCCCTGCGTCGTCGAGGAATCGATGTCGATCCCGTTCCGCGAACTGATCGATCGCCATTGCGGCGGCATCCGTGGCGGCTGGGACAATCTGCTCGCGGTCATTCCGGGCGGGTCGTCGGTGCCTTTGGTCCCCGCCAAGGAGATCATGGACGCACCGATGGACTTTGACGGTCTGCGCGCGCTGGGCTCGGGCCTGGGCACCGCCGCCGTCATCGTCATGGACAAGTCGACCGACATCGTCCGCGCCATTTCGCGTCTCTCCTACTTCTACAAGCATGAGAGCTGCGGCCAGTGCACGCCGTGCCGCGAAGGCACCGGCTGGATGTGGCGCGTCATGGAGCGTCTGCGCACCGGCGACGCGGACCAGAGCGAAATCGACATGCTGTTCCAGGTGACCAAGCAGGTTGAAGGCCACACCATCTGCGCGCTTGGCGACGCAGCGGCATGGCCGATCCAGGGGCTGATCCGGCACTTCCGTCCGGAAATCGAGCGCCGGATCAACGAGAACAAGGGTAGTGCCCCCGTCATGGAGGCAGCGGAGTAA
- a CDS encoding NADH-quinone oxidoreductase subunit C has translation MGHSAPKIVNPEGIAEEIGALLGSMLIETIDHADELTFVVARDDLANAMVALRDMAHYQQLMEIAGVDYPERPDRFEVAYHLLSVTRNHRVRVKVSTDEDTPVPTVTHLWPVAGWLEREVFDMYGVIFDGNTDLRRILTDYGFKGHPQRKDFPLTGYVELRYSEEDKRVVYEPVKLAQDFRSFDFMSPWEGAQYVLPGDEKAAAPAAAPAAAPTPKATESKADTGAGDAANKKAEEKSADAPAKPAAETDEGKGAAKPEGKA, from the coding sequence ATGGGCCATTCTGCACCCAAGATCGTGAACCCCGAAGGGATCGCCGAGGAAATCGGCGCCCTCTTGGGTTCGATGCTGATCGAAACCATCGATCATGCCGACGAGCTGACCTTCGTTGTCGCGCGCGACGACCTGGCCAATGCCATGGTCGCGCTGCGCGATATGGCGCATTACCAGCAGCTGATGGAAATCGCCGGCGTCGACTATCCGGAACGTCCGGACCGGTTCGAGGTCGCCTATCATCTGCTCAGCGTCACGCGGAACCACCGCGTCCGCGTCAAGGTTTCGACCGACGAGGATACGCCGGTGCCGACCGTCACGCACCTCTGGCCGGTCGCCGGCTGGCTGGAGCGCGAAGTGTTCGACATGTATGGCGTCATCTTCGACGGCAATACCGACCTGCGTCGCATCCTGACCGACTATGGCTTCAAGGGGCATCCGCAGCGCAAGGACTTCCCGCTGACCGGCTATGTCGAGCTGCGCTATTCCGAAGAAGACAAGCGCGTCGTCTATGAGCCGGTGAAGCTGGCCCAGGACTTCCGCAGCTTCGACTTCATGTCGCCCTGGGAAGGTGCGCAATATGTGCTGCCGGGTGACGAGAAGGCGGCGGCACCTGCTGCTGCGCCCGCAGCCGCACCCACGCCCAAGGCGACGGAAAGCAAGGCCGACACCGGTGCTGGCGATGCCGCCAACAAGAAGGCCGAGGAAAAGTCGGCCGACGCGCCGGCCAAGCCCGCCGCCGAAACCGATGAAGGCAAGGGGGCTGCCAAGCCCGAAGGTAAGGCCTGA
- a CDS encoding complex I 24 kDa subunit family protein, with translation MADAVHIPDEAETRARWGAFEWTPKNAEQAKKVIARYPAGRQQSAVMPLLDLAQRQVGAETQTNGWLPVPVMEYIGRQLDMPYMRVYEVATFYTMYNLAPVGRYHVQVCGTTPCMLRGSDDVFAACKNKGLVKGGTTPDGLFTLNEVECLGACANAPMVQINDDNFEDLTYDSTIAILETLAAGGQPKIGPQIDRQTSAPEGGPTTLKEMVGENHDYRGQWNEGATA, from the coding sequence ATGGCTGACGCAGTTCATATCCCCGATGAGGCCGAAACCCGCGCGCGCTGGGGCGCGTTCGAGTGGACGCCCAAAAATGCCGAGCAGGCCAAGAAGGTCATCGCGCGCTATCCCGCCGGTCGCCAGCAGTCGGCGGTGATGCCGCTGCTCGACCTGGCCCAGCGCCAGGTTGGTGCGGAGACGCAGACCAATGGCTGGCTGCCGGTTCCGGTCATGGAATATATCGGGCGCCAGCTCGATATGCCGTACATGCGCGTCTATGAGGTCGCGACCTTCTACACCATGTACAATCTGGCGCCGGTCGGCCGCTATCATGTGCAGGTCTGCGGCACGACGCCGTGCATGCTGCGCGGGTCGGACGATGTCTTTGCCGCGTGCAAGAACAAGGGTCTGGTCAAGGGCGGCACGACCCCCGACGGCCTGTTCACCCTCAATGAGGTCGAATGCCTTGGCGCCTGCGCCAACGCGCCGATGGTCCAGATCAACGACGATAATTTCGAAGATCTGACCTACGACAGCACCATCGCCATCCTGGAAACGCTCGCCGCCGGCGGCCAGCCCAAGATCGGCCCGCAGATCGACCGTCAGACCAGCGCGCCGGAAGGTGGCCCGACCACCCTCAAGGAGATGGTCGGCGAAAATCACGACTATCGCGGTCAATGGAACGAAGGAGCGACGGCATGA
- the nuoG gene encoding NADH-quinone oxidoreductase subunit NuoG, with amino-acid sequence MPKVKVDGVELEVPAGATVLQACEQAGKEIPRFCYHERLSIAGNCRMCLVEVKPGPPKPQASCALPATEGQEIRTDSEMVKKAREGVMEFLLINHPLDCPICDQGGECDLQDQSVAYGRGSSRYDENKRAVTEKNMGPIVKTVMTRCIQCTRCVRFAEEVAGVPEIGAIYRGENMQITTYLEHAAKSELSGNVVDLCPVGALTAKPYAFEARPWELKKTHAIDVMDALGTNIRLDSRGRQVLRAVPRINDDVNEEWASDKTRHNVDGLVRKRLDKPFVRKDGKLVPATWAEAFAAVAAVQHGGSVAAIAGDLLDCETMFAGKALVEKLGGSLLEGRQTGLSYDVSSLSSVVFNTPLADLETADVILLVGTNLRWEAPLVNTRIRKAIKKGAKVFAVGPEFDLTYKVEWLGNDASLLAKLPDAVLEAFKGAARPAMIVGGGVLAKDGAHGDTLALVDTLGLIKDGWNGYNVLHFAAARMGGLMLGYATKGGIKAVAAAAPKLLFSLGADEVDYSAFETSFKVYVGHHGDKGAHAADVILPGASYAEKAGTYVNLEGRVQFGEKAVFAPGDAREDWSILRALSEALGAKLPFDSFDALRAEMVKAVPALGVEGIADYGWSVPSLPTGATGELGSPIKDFYLTNAICRASPTMQQCSAELIHGESFAEAAE; translated from the coding sequence ATGCCGAAGGTCAAAGTAGACGGCGTAGAACTCGAAGTCCCGGCGGGCGCCACAGTCCTCCAGGCTTGCGAGCAGGCGGGGAAGGAAATCCCCCGTTTCTGCTATCATGAGCGCCTTTCCATCGCCGGCAATTGCCGCATGTGCCTGGTCGAGGTGAAGCCTGGGCCGCCCAAGCCGCAGGCGTCGTGCGCGCTTCCGGCCACTGAAGGCCAGGAAATCCGCACCGACAGCGAAATGGTCAAGAAGGCCCGCGAAGGGGTGATGGAGTTCCTGCTCATCAACCACCCGCTGGATTGCCCGATCTGCGACCAGGGCGGCGAGTGCGACCTGCAGGACCAGTCGGTGGCCTATGGCCGTGGTTCGTCGCGCTATGACGAAAACAAGCGCGCCGTCACCGAGAAGAATATGGGTCCGATCGTCAAGACGGTCATGACCCGCTGCATCCAGTGTACCCGTTGCGTGCGCTTTGCAGAGGAAGTCGCGGGCGTGCCGGAAATCGGCGCCATCTATCGCGGCGAAAATATGCAGATCACCACCTATCTCGAACATGCCGCCAAGAGCGAGCTGTCGGGCAATGTGGTCGATCTCTGCCCGGTCGGTGCGCTGACCGCCAAGCCCTATGCTTTCGAAGCGCGTCCGTGGGAACTCAAGAAGACCCATGCGATCGACGTGATGGACGCGCTCGGCACCAACATCCGCCTCGACAGCCGTGGTCGTCAGGTGCTGCGCGCCGTGCCGCGCATCAATGACGACGTGAACGAGGAGTGGGCGTCGGACAAGACTCGTCACAATGTCGACGGTCTGGTCCGCAAGCGCCTCGACAAGCCGTTCGTCCGCAAGGATGGCAAGCTGGTTCCGGCGACCTGGGCGGAAGCCTTCGCCGCTGTCGCCGCGGTCCAGCATGGCGGCAGCGTCGCGGCGATCGCCGGTGACCTGCTCGACTGCGAAACCATGTTCGCGGGCAAGGCGCTGGTCGAAAAGCTCGGCGGTTCGCTGCTGGAAGGCCGTCAGACCGGCCTGTCCTACGACGTGTCGAGCCTGTCGTCGGTGGTGTTCAACACGCCGCTCGCCGATCTCGAAACTGCGGACGTCATCCTGCTGGTCGGCACCAACCTGCGCTGGGAAGCGCCGCTGGTGAACACCCGCATCCGCAAGGCGATCAAGAAGGGCGCGAAGGTCTTCGCCGTCGGTCCGGAATTCGACCTGACCTACAAGGTCGAATGGCTGGGCAATGATGCGTCGCTGCTGGCTAAGCTGCCGGACGCCGTGCTCGAAGCCTTCAAGGGCGCTGCCCGTCCGGCGATGATCGTCGGTGGCGGCGTGCTGGCCAAGGACGGCGCGCATGGCGACACGCTGGCGCTGGTCGATACGCTGGGCCTGATCAAGGACGGCTGGAACGGTTACAACGTCCTGCACTTCGCGGCGGCCCGCATGGGCGGCCTGATGCTGGGCTATGCGACCAAGGGCGGCATCAAGGCGGTGGCTGCGGCCGCGCCGAAGCTGCTCTTCTCGCTGGGCGCAGACGAGGTCGACTATTCGGCCTTCGAAACCAGCTTCAAGGTCTATGTCGGCCATCATGGCGACAAGGGCGCCCATGCGGCGGACGTGATCCTGCCGGGCGCAAGCTATGCCGAAAAGGCCGGCACCTACGTCAACCTGGAAGGCCGGGTGCAGTTCGGTGAAAAGGCCGTGTTCGCGCCGGGCGACGCCCGCGAGGACTGGTCGATCCTGCGCGCCCTGTCGGAAGCGCTGGGTGCCAAGCTGCCGTTCGACAGCTTCGACGCGCTGCGCGCCGAAATGGTCAAGGCGGTTCCCGCGCTCGGTGTCGAAGGTATCGCCGACTATGGTTGGTCGGTCCCGTCGCTCCCCACCGGCGCTACCGGTGAGCTGGGTTCGCCGATCAAGGATTTCTACCTCACCAACGCGATCTGCCGCGCCAGCCCGACGATGCAGCAATGCTCGGCCGAGCTGATCCATGGTGAAAGCTTCGCGGAGGCCGCAGAGTGA
- a CDS encoding NADH-quinone oxidoreductase subunit D, with the protein MSDYLEKMDHVTDAADPAYGDTEIQNYTINFGPQHPAAHGVLRLVMELDGEIVERCDPHVGLLHRGTEKLIEHKTYMQALPYFDRLDYCSPLGMEHSYVLAVEKLLNLEVPLRAQYLRVFFAELTRICNHMLNLGSHVMDVGAMTPNLWLFEIREDCLNFFERASGARMHSAYFRPGGVHQDVPLKLLTDIADWLDTRLPRLFEDAMSLVVDNRIFKQRNVDISIVSKEDALKWGFSGPMLRGSGIAWDIRKAQPYDVYDRMEFDVPVGTAFDCYDRFMVRVEEVRQSARIMKQCLSEMPEGPIASFDRKVSPPKRGEMKKSMEALIHHFKLYTEGFHVPAGEVYVATESPKGEFGVYLVSDGSNKPYRCKIRPTAFSHLQAMDFMMKGHMLADTTAVLGAMDIVFGECDR; encoded by the coding sequence ATGTCCGACTATCTCGAAAAGATGGATCATGTCACCGATGCGGCCGATCCGGCCTATGGTGACACGGAAATCCAGAACTACACGATCAACTTCGGTCCGCAGCACCCTGCGGCGCACGGCGTTCTGCGTCTGGTCATGGAACTGGACGGCGAAATCGTCGAGCGCTGCGACCCGCATGTCGGCCTGCTGCATCGCGGCACCGAAAAGCTGATCGAGCACAAGACCTATATGCAGGCGCTGCCCTATTTCGACCGGCTGGACTATTGTTCGCCGCTCGGCATGGAGCATAGCTATGTCCTGGCGGTCGAAAAGCTGCTGAACCTGGAAGTGCCGCTGCGCGCGCAATATCTGCGCGTGTTCTTCGCGGAACTGACCCGTATCTGCAATCACATGCTGAACCTGGGTTCGCACGTCATGGACGTCGGCGCGATGACGCCGAACCTGTGGCTGTTTGAAATCCGCGAGGATTGCCTCAACTTCTTCGAGCGCGCTTCGGGTGCCCGCATGCACTCGGCCTATTTCCGGCCGGGCGGCGTTCATCAGGACGTGCCGCTCAAGCTGCTGACGGACATTGCCGACTGGCTCGACACCCGTCTGCCGCGCCTGTTCGAGGACGCGATGAGCCTGGTCGTCGACAATCGCATCTTCAAGCAGCGCAATGTCGACATTTCGATCGTCAGCAAGGAAGATGCGCTGAAGTGGGGCTTCTCCGGCCCGATGCTGCGTGGCTCGGGCATCGCCTGGGACATCCGCAAGGCGCAGCCCTACGACGTCTATGACCGCATGGAATTCGACGTTCCGGTCGGCACCGCGTTCGACTGCTACGACCGGTTCATGGTCCGCGTCGAGGAAGTGCGCCAGTCCGCGCGCATCATGAAGCAGTGCCTCAGTGAAATGCCCGAAGGGCCGATCGCCAGCTTCGACCGCAAGGTCTCCCCGCCCAAGCGCGGCGAGATGAAGAAGTCGATGGAAGCGCTGATCCACCACTTCAAGCTCTATACCGAGGGCTTCCACGTCCCCGCGGGCGAGGTCTATGTGGCGACCGAAAGCCCGAAGGGCGAATTCGGCGTCTATCTGGTCAGCGACGGCTCCAACAAGCCCTATCGCTGCAAGATCCGCCCGACCGCCTTCAGCCATCTGCAGGCGATGGACTTCATGATGAAGGGCCACATGCTGGCCGATACAACCGCTGTACTGGGCGCGATGGACATCGTGTTCGGAGAATGTGACCGATAA
- a CDS encoding NADH-quinone oxidoreductase subunit J, which translates to MIHVLAFYLFAILVVSSGALTILSRNPVHSVLWLILAFFNAAGLMILLGAEFIAMLLVIVYVGAVAVLFLFVVMMLDIDFAELRAGFVSYLPFGLLIALVLLAEIVLGIGLWSAGPIELAQRAAPANPELSNIQAIGGILYTRYIFLFEAAGIVLLVAMIGAIVLTHRARGGVRGQNVAKQNRRRPQDAVRNINQPVGQGVEL; encoded by the coding sequence GTGATCCACGTCCTCGCCTTTTACCTGTTCGCCATTCTGGTGGTGAGCAGCGGCGCGCTCACGATATTGTCGCGCAACCCGGTCCACTCGGTCCTCTGGCTGATCCTGGCCTTCTTCAACGCTGCCGGTTTGATGATCCTGCTCGGCGCCGAATTCATCGCGATGCTGCTTGTCATCGTCTATGTCGGCGCGGTCGCGGTGCTGTTCCTGTTCGTCGTCATGATGCTCGACATCGACTTCGCCGAACTGCGCGCCGGCTTCGTCAGCTATCTGCCGTTCGGCCTGCTGATCGCGCTCGTGCTGCTGGCCGAAATCGTCCTCGGCATCGGCCTGTGGAGCGCCGGTCCGATCGAACTCGCGCAGCGTGCGGCCCCGGCCAATCCGGAACTTTCCAACATCCAGGCGATCGGCGGCATTCTCTACACCCGCTACATCTTCCTGTTCGAGGCGGCGGGTATCGTCCTGCTGGTCGCGATGATCGGCGCCATCGTGCTGACCCATCGTGCCCGTGGCGGCGTCCGTGGTCAGAATGTTGCCAAGCAGAACCGCCGTCGTCCGCAGGACGCCGTGCGCAACATCAATCAGCCCGTGGGGCAGGGGGTGGAGCTGTGA
- a CDS encoding inositol monophosphatase family protein, with product MVSHSGLLTVMERAARKAGSKLRRDFGEVEHLQVSRKGPADFVSKADKQAEQTLVEELQKARPDWGFLLEEGGVIEGDPNKPRWIIDPLDGTTNFLHGIPHFAISIAVEEPLFGGKREVTSGLIYQPVTDESYWAEKNRGAWRHDQRLRVSARRDLADCLIATGIPFMGHGNMAEWTRIFGAVAPSVAGLRRFGAASLDLAHVASGRYDGFWESGLQPWDVAAGILMVREAGGFVSDFRGGDQMIDRKEVIAGNDATHSKLHKLVAGALR from the coding sequence ATGGTATCCCATTCCGGCCTTCTCACCGTCATGGAACGCGCCGCCCGCAAGGCCGGCTCCAAGCTGCGCCGCGACTTCGGCGAGGTCGAGCATCTGCAGGTGTCGCGCAAGGGGCCGGCGGACTTCGTGTCCAAGGCCGACAAGCAGGCTGAGCAGACGCTGGTCGAGGAATTGCAGAAGGCGCGTCCCGACTGGGGCTTCCTGCTGGAAGAGGGCGGGGTGATCGAGGGCGATCCCAACAAGCCGCGCTGGATCATCGATCCGCTCGACGGCACCACCAACTTCCTGCACGGCATCCCGCACTTCGCCATCTCGATCGCGGTCGAGGAGCCGTTGTTCGGCGGCAAGCGCGAAGTGACCTCGGGCCTGATCTACCAGCCGGTCACCGACGAAAGCTATTGGGCGGAAAAGAATCGCGGCGCCTGGCGTCATGATCAGCGTCTGCGCGTCTCGGCCCGCCGTGACCTTGCCGACTGCCTGATCGCCACCGGCATCCCGTTCATGGGCCATGGCAACATGGCCGAATGGACCCGGATCTTCGGTGCGGTGGCGCCTTCGGTCGCTGGCCTGCGCCGCTTCGGTGCCGCCTCGCTCGACCTCGCCCATGTCGCGTCGGGCCGCTATGACGGCTTCTGGGAGAGCGGCCTGCAGCCCTGGGACGTGGCGGCCGGCATCCTGATGGTGCGCGAAGCCGGCGGCTTCGTCAGCGACTTCCGTGGCGGCGACCAGATGATCGACCGCAAAGAAGTGATCGCAGGCAATGACGCGACCCACAGCAAGCTGCACAAGCTGGTCGCTGGCGCGCTGCGCTAA
- a CDS encoding NADH-quinone oxidoreductase subunit A yields MVDLSQYLPILIFLGIALLLSSTFVFLPMLVGRLTGAHKPDPAKLSEYECGFPAFEEPRSQFDVRFYLVAILFIIFDLEAAFLFPWAVSLDQIGWAGWATMMIFIAELVLGLVYAWKKGALDWE; encoded by the coding sequence TTGGTCGATCTCAGCCAATATCTGCCGATCCTGATCTTTCTCGGGATCGCTCTGCTGCTCTCCAGCACCTTCGTCTTCTTGCCGATGCTGGTTGGCCGCCTGACCGGTGCGCACAAGCCCGATCCTGCCAAGCTGTCCGAATATGAATGCGGCTTCCCCGCATTTGAAGAGCCGCGCAGCCAGTTCGACGTGCGTTTCTACCTTGTCGCCATCCTGTTCATCATTTTCGACCTGGAAGCGGCATTCCTCTTTCCCTGGGCGGTGAGCCTTGACCAGATCGGCTGGGCCGGCTGGGCGACGATGATGATCTTCATAGCGGAGCTGGTGCTCGGCCTCGTCTATGCGTGGAAGAAGGGAGCACTCGATTGGGAGTAG